Proteins from one Setaria italica strain Yugu1 chromosome V, Setaria_italica_v2.0, whole genome shotgun sequence genomic window:
- the LOC101777890 gene encoding probable staphylococcal-like nuclease CAN1: protein MPEVMGTAPGHRRERRGSFHVRTGVAGKRVPPSTVLAYCIGAIALLASAGRTRAPKEFCLGSFWCISLTPVAYKPQGVKYELHTLHVDAKAVTDGDTITVYVNMANHPESGDVSQEVHKAATEWTKAWVAKNCQRADALQKIILDGGYRQVPNTRGEQVLAKKYRIRLRGIDAPESLMPYGKEAKEELVRLVQGKTLKISIYDSDRYGRLVGDVDSNGVSVQEHMLKKGLAWHCTAYDHRMELSKWENQARVSRTGLWALPDPEKPWEWRKKKRSGTV from the exons ATGCCCGAGGTCATGGGCACCGCTCCCGGTCATCGCCGAGAGAGAAGGGGATCGTTCCACGTCCGTACCGGCGTCGCCGGGAAGCGCGTGCCGCCGTCGACGGTGCTTGCGTACTGCATCGGCGCCATTGCCCTTCTCGCGAGCGCTGGCCGCACCCGAGCACCAAAG GAGTTCTGTCTTGGCTCTTTTTGGTGCATTTCGTTGACACCTGTTGCTTACAAACCTCAAGGGGTTAAGTATGAGCTGCACACTCTCCAT GTGGATGCTAAGGCTGTAACTGACGGTGACACAATCACCGTGTATGTTAACATGGCCAATCATCCAGAGTCTGGTGATGTGTCCCAGGAAGTGCACAAAGCGGCCACTGAGTGGACCAAGGCATGGGTGGCCAAGAACTGCCAGCGAGCTGATGCTTTGCAGAAGATCATACTGGATGGGGGATATAg GCAGGTTCCTAACACGAGAGGCGAACAAGTTCTCGCAAAGAAGTACAGGATTAGGCTAAG GGGAATCGATGCACCAGAGAGCTTGATGCCTTATGGTAAAGAGGCGAAAGAGGAGTTGGTGAGGCTGGTGCAGGGAAAAACATTAAAGATTTCCATATATGACAGTGACCGATATGGTCGATTAGTTGGAGATGTTGACTCCAATGGGGTTTCTGTGCAG GAACACATGCTGAAGAAAGGACTTGCATGGCACTGTACTGCTTATGATCATCGGATGGAGCTCAGCAAG TGGGAGAATCAGGCACGGGTGAGCCGAACAGGATTATGGGCTTTGCCAGATCCAGAGAAACCATgggaatggaggaagaagaagcgcagTGGGACAGTGTGA
- the LOC101784340 gene encoding uncharacterized protein LOC101784340, which produces MEQPAQAISDGMYAYKHRCEGGVDIHDIVVKKSTFRILLYYISTICLLVTVCCTLLSKESLGLGSLWSISFAGVIAKWLRCDPVKKESLVIMPTFGIQLEQHFWSGRVHRKFVPTGKILRPVLNECVTPVTCYWSLALLLRDDYGLMLVFKNLNPPAKMLIPIWKALCAFVDSNTLSASVLPQLHDPHKCAEQDGGEHMIAEDFVD; this is translated from the exons ATGGAGCAGCCAGCACAAGCGATATCTGATGGCATGTACGCTTACAAGCATCGTTGTGAGGGAGGAGTTGATATCCATGACATCGTGGTCAAGAAGAGCACTTTCAGGATTCTGCTGTATTATATCAGCACAATCTGCCTTCTCGTGACTGTTTGCTGCACCCTGTTGTCAAAG GAGAGTTTAGGTCTCGGTTCCCTTTGGAGTATTTCCTTTGCTGGTGTAATTGCAAAATGGTTGCGATGTGATCCTGTGAAGAAAG AGTCATTGGTGATCATGCCGACTTTTGGGATTCAATTAGAGCAACACTTCTGGAG TGGAAGAGTTCATCGCAAATTTGTACCCACCGGCAAGATTCTAAGACCGGTGCTGAACGAGTGCGTGACCCCTGTAACTTGCTACTGGAGCTTGGCACTGCTTCTACGTGACGATTATGGCCTCATGCTTGTTTTTAAG AACTTGAATCCACCAGCGAAGATGTTGATCCCAATCTGGAAAGCATTATGTGCATTCGTGGACTCGAATACTTTGAGCGCTTCTGTATTACCTCAACTGCACGATCCACATAAATGTGCTGAACAAGACGGAGGCGAACACATGATCGCTGAAGACTTTGTTGACTGA
- the LOC101784738 gene encoding uncharacterized protein LOC101784738, which yields MAAITGKDKEEPLELKQGGSKVFSKLFTRESSAAAPSFRVYYGVASAGSVPFMWESQPGTPKNDAVSTATLPPLTPPPSYYTARQQVTHHRHHKSSAGGGGKKHSKQYMSLFSAILPKIILHRRSSRSSSSGSPSASSCSSSSSAFSSAASSASSLSFRSAQSPAACSSMRSRVYAFSLGDAAVDSEDERPPAPACFSVRHESFRAFKGCRVAMTVKSALASVGGHGPTSAQKV from the coding sequence ATGGCGGCTATCACCggcaaggacaaggaggagcCTCTCGAGCTGAAGCAGGGAGGGAGCAAGGTCTTCTCCAAGCTGTTCACCAGGGAGAGCtcggccgcggcgccgtccTTCCGGGTGTACTACGGCGTCGCGTCGGCGGGGTCCGTGCCCTTCATGTGGGAGTCGCAGCCGGGCACGCCCAAGAACGACGCCGTCTCCACGGCCACCCTGCCGCcgctcacgccgccgccgtcctacTACACCGCCAGGCAGCAGGTCACCCACCACAGGCACCACAAgtcctccgccggcggcggcggcaagaagcaCTCCAAGCAGTACATGAGCCTCTTCAGCGCCATCCTGCCCAAGATCATCCTGCACAGGCGGTCCAGCAGGTCCTCGTCGTCCGGCTCGCCCTCCgcgtcctcctgctcctcctcgtcgtcggcgttctcctccgccgcctcctcggcgtcgtcgcTGTCGTTCCGCAGCGCGCAGTCGCCCGCCGCCTGCTCGTCGATGCGGAGCCGGGTGTACGCGTTCTCGCTCGGGGACGCCGCCGTCGACAGCGAGGAcgagcggccgccggcgccggcgtgcttCAGCGTGCGGCACGAGAGCTTCAGGGCCTTCAAGGGCTGCCGCGTCGCCATGACGGTGAAGAGCGCGCTGGCGTCCGTCGGCGGCCATGGGCCCACTTCAGCGCAGAAGGTGTAA